In Alteracholeplasma palmae J233, a single genomic region encodes these proteins:
- a CDS encoding nitroreductase family protein: protein MNLTDRRSIRVYDSNYKIPRDLFNKLLADVYRAPSSMNMQPWRFFVIESQEAKEKLRPVLYGNQTQLDTSSAMIVIFGNMKKFDIAEKLYSKAVSEGKMSVEVKEAQLEKFKVIVPTITEEKAKKDIYIDGGIVAMQLMQVAKSYGLDTCPIGGFNHLAINDALNIDKNFIPVLIVSIGKANESGYESVRLSNDELTTWL from the coding sequence ATGAACTTAACAGATCGTCGAAGTATTAGAGTTTATGATAGTAATTATAAAATACCAAGAGATTTATTTAATAAACTATTAGCAGATGTTTACAGAGCACCATCTTCTATGAATATGCAACCATGGAGATTTTTTGTCATTGAATCGCAAGAAGCGAAAGAAAAATTAAGACCTGTACTATATGGTAATCAAACACAACTTGATACTTCTTCTGCCATGATTGTTATTTTTGGTAATATGAAAAAATTTGACATTGCAGAAAAACTATATTCTAAAGCTGTTAGTGAAGGTAAAATGTCAGTTGAGGTAAAAGAAGCTCAACTTGAGAAATTTAAAGTAATAGTTCCTACTATTACTGAAGAAAAAGCTAAAAAGGATATTTATATTGATGGCGGGATAGTTGCGATGCAGTTAATGCAAGTAGCAAAATCTTACGGCCTAGATACATGTCCAATAGGTGGTTTTAATCATTTGGCTATCAATGACGCTTTAAATATTGATAAAAACTTCATTCCAGTTTTAATTGTTTCAATTGGAAAGGCAAATGAATCAGGTTATGAATCTGTTCGCTTATCTAATGATGAGCTTACGACTTGGCTTTAG
- the tgt gene encoding tRNA guanosine(34) transglycosylase Tgt: MSIKFEITHICKQSGARLGKLTTPHGVFETPIFMPVGTLATVKTLTPEEIKEVSEGLILGNTYHLWQQPGEQLVKKHGGIRGFMNWDGALLTDSGGFQVFSLAKMRDIKEEGVYFKHHKSGAPLFLSPEKAIEIQEALGADIIMSFDECPPPYETTDYMKKSVERTLRWAKRGKDALTTDQALFGIVQGGLDKEIRKYCAEKLAEMDFPGYSIGGLSVGETKEEMYEMTEYLNDIIPKNKPRYLMGVGAPEDLVENVINGVDMFDCVLPTRIARHGTALTTEGKVVIKNNIYAEDFSSIDPNLKTPVSKYTKSYLRHLFKANEILGMRLISYQNLAYLKHLMAEIRQAIKEDRLLDFKEEFYKKTNYPKVR, encoded by the coding sequence ATGAGCATTAAATTTGAAATAACACATATATGTAAACAAAGTGGTGCAAGATTAGGCAAATTAACTACTCCACACGGAGTATTTGAAACCCCAATTTTTATGCCTGTAGGCACATTAGCTACTGTAAAAACATTAACACCAGAAGAAATTAAAGAAGTATCTGAAGGACTAATTTTAGGAAATACTTATCACCTTTGGCAACAACCAGGTGAACAACTAGTTAAAAAACACGGTGGAATTCGTGGCTTTATGAATTGGGATGGAGCCCTTTTAACTGATAGTGGAGGCTTTCAAGTATTTAGTTTAGCTAAAATGAGAGATATCAAAGAAGAAGGTGTTTATTTTAAACACCATAAAAGTGGCGCACCTTTATTCTTATCACCAGAAAAAGCAATTGAAATTCAAGAAGCTTTAGGTGCTGATATTATTATGAGCTTTGATGAATGTCCGCCTCCATATGAAACAACTGATTACATGAAAAAATCAGTTGAACGTACTTTAAGATGGGCTAAAAGAGGAAAAGATGCTTTAACTACAGATCAAGCTTTATTCGGTATTGTACAAGGTGGCTTAGACAAAGAAATTAGAAAATACTGTGCTGAAAAATTAGCTGAGATGGATTTTCCGGGATATTCTATCGGGGGTCTTTCAGTTGGTGAAACAAAAGAAGAAATGTATGAAATGACTGAATATCTAAATGACATTATACCTAAAAATAAACCAAGATATTTAATGGGTGTAGGAGCTCCTGAAGACTTAGTCGAAAATGTTATTAACGGAGTAGATATGTTTGATTGCGTATTACCAACAAGAATTGCTAGACATGGTACTGCACTCACAACAGAAGGTAAAGTAGTTATTAAAAATAATATCTACGCAGAAGATTTTAGTTCGATTGACCCTAATTTAAAAACGCCTGTATCTAAGTATACAAAATCATACTTAAGACACTTATTTAAGGCAAATGAAATATTAGGGATGAGACTTATTTCTTATCAAAACCTGGCTTATTTAAAGCATTTGATGGCAGAAATTAGACAAGCAATCAAAGAAGATAGATTGTTAGATTTTAAAGAAGAATTTTATAAAAAAACAAATTACCCTAAAGTAAGATAA
- a CDS encoding A/G-specific adenine glycosylase, with translation MLLILCDIIKNMNSKELFKWYEKNHRKLKFRETKNPYHIWISEVMLQQTQVDTVLPYFSSFIEKYPDVKTLAKTDLETVLKSVEGLGYYRRFRNMHKAAVYIHENLEDIFPSTYKDLLKLPGIGRYTAGAIMSIAYDQPYSALDGNVIRVLTRYFNIDWDMSLEKNRKLLDQKNQEIIENMPSANIYTQSMMEIGALVCRPTETKCMVCPFKDECLGYKNNNALEYPISLKKIAKVELTYFVFIVTYHTKYVLRKRTEKLLEGFYEFLQVESESLSEAIESLEKLGISIKNPKYSKKVKHVFTHQFWSMEVYEAVVNENPEPEYYLIDDLEKIPIAIAHRKII, from the coding sequence ATGCTTTTAATTCTTTGTGATATAATAAAAAATATGAACAGTAAAGAATTATTTAAGTGGTATGAAAAAAACCATAGAAAACTAAAATTTAGAGAAACTAAAAATCCATACCATATTTGGATTAGTGAAGTTATGTTACAACAAACGCAGGTAGACACAGTGTTACCTTATTTTTCTTCTTTTATAGAAAAGTACCCAGATGTTAAAACACTTGCTAAAACAGATTTAGAAACAGTATTAAAATCTGTTGAGGGATTAGGTTATTATAGAAGATTTAGAAACATGCATAAAGCAGCAGTATATATTCATGAAAATCTAGAAGATATTTTCCCAAGTACATATAAGGATTTATTAAAACTACCTGGTATTGGTAGATATACTGCAGGAGCTATCATGTCTATTGCCTATGATCAACCTTATAGCGCACTAGATGGTAATGTCATTAGAGTTTTGACTAGATATTTTAATATCGATTGGGATATGTCATTAGAAAAAAATAGAAAATTACTTGATCAAAAAAATCAAGAAATCATTGAAAATATGCCTAGCGCAAACATTTATACCCAAAGTATGATGGAAATTGGTGCTTTAGTCTGTAGACCAACAGAAACTAAATGTATGGTTTGTCCTTTTAAAGATGAGTGTTTGGGATATAAAAACAATAATGCTTTAGAATATCCAATTTCACTTAAAAAAATAGCAAAAGTAGAATTAACATATTTTGTATTTATAGTCACTTATCATACGAAATATGTTTTAAGAAAAAGAACTGAGAAATTACTAGAAGGGTTTTATGAATTCTTACAAGTAGAATCAGAATCTTTATCAGAGGCAATAGAAAGTTTAGAAAAATTAGGAATATCTATAAAAAATCCTAAATATTCAAAAAAGGTGAAGCATGTTTTCACCCATCAATTTTGGAGTATGGAGGTTTATGAAGCAGTAGTTAATGAAAATCCAGAACCTGAGTATTATTTAATTGATGATTTGGAAAAAATACCAATTGCGATTGCACACAGAAAAATCATATAA
- a CDS encoding QueT transporter family protein, with protein sequence MKDFTVKDITKQVIVAAMYVALVFAFYFLSFDFIQFRIAEVLLILVLFNSKYTVGLLLGTFLANLASPFGIIDATFGSLASLVAILFMILFKKIWWVSLVFPALSNAIIIPIVLIQVEFNPGMPILEMFQSSLYWANFGWVFLGEFVVLYCVGIPLYYTIKRNDHLLELIQ encoded by the coding sequence ATGAAAGATTTTACCGTAAAAGACATAACCAAACAGGTTATAGTCGCAGCTATGTATGTAGCTTTAGTTTTTGCATTTTATTTTTTAAGTTTTGACTTTATTCAATTTAGAATTGCTGAAGTCTTACTTATACTAGTACTTTTTAATTCTAAGTACACTGTTGGATTACTACTAGGAACTTTTTTAGCAAATCTTGCGAGTCCTTTTGGAATCATAGATGCTACTTTTGGTAGTTTAGCTAGTTTAGTGGCTATTTTATTCATGATACTGTTTAAAAAAATATGGTGGGTTTCACTCGTATTTCCAGCACTAAGCAACGCAATTATTATTCCAATAGTTTTAATTCAAGTAGAATTTAATCCTGGTATGCCTATACTTGAAATGTTTCAGTCAAGTTTATATTGGGCAAACTTTGGATGGGTATTTTTAGGAGAGTTTGTCGTATTATATTGTGTTGGTATTCCTTTATATTACACAATCAAACGCAATGATCATTTATTAGAATTAATACAATAA